The Orcinus orca chromosome 16, mOrcOrc1.1, whole genome shotgun sequence genome includes a window with the following:
- the LOC101274507 gene encoding 60S ribosomal protein L32-like — MAALRPLVKPKMVTKRTKKFIRHQSDQYAKIKRNWRKPRGIDNRVRRRFKGQILMPNIGYGSNKKTKHMLPSGFRKFLVHNVKEL, encoded by the coding sequence ATGGCTGCCCTCAGACCCCTCGTGAAGCCCAAGATGGTCACAAAGAGGACCAAGAAGTTCATCCGGCACCAGTCAGACCAATATGCCAAAATTAAGCGGAACTGGCGGAAACCCAGAGGCATTGACAACAGGGTGCGCAGGAGATTCAAGGGCCAGATCTTGATGCCCAACATCGGTTACGGGagcaacaagaaaacaaagcacaTGCTGCCCAGCGGCTTCCGGAAGTTCCTGGTCcacaatgtcaaggagctttaa